From the Mytilus trossulus isolate FHL-02 unplaced genomic scaffold, PNRI_Mtr1.1.1.hap1 h1tg000085l___fragment_1__unscaffolded, whole genome shotgun sequence genome, one window contains:
- the LOC134699872 gene encoding ankyrin repeat domain-containing protein 6-like: protein MVSIYIYRDGDTALHRTASNRDTAIVSLLIDSGIDINLQKKDGYTALHLAALNGQTEIIRLLIDRGININLQSKDGDTALHSAALYGHTETVRLLVDRGININLQSKNKPFNIIASSTHMHPCFPKGETITFLCKQTYNNNNNSSM from the exons ATGGTATCAATATACATTTACAGA GATGGTGATACTGCCCTTCATAGGACTGCATCTAACAGGGACACTGCAATCGTTAGTTTGCTTATCGACAGTGGTATTGatataaatttacagaaaaag GATGGTTATACTGCACTTCACTTGGCTGCATTGAACGGACAAACTGAAATCATAAGGTTGCTAATTGACCGTGGtatcaatataaatttacaGAGTAAG GATGGTGATACTGCACTTCACTCGGCTGCATTGTACGGACATACTGAAACCGTACGGTTGCTAGTTGACCGTGGtatcaatataaatttacaGAGTAAG AATAAACCTTTCAATATTATTGCCTCGTCAACTCACATGCACCCATGTTTTCCTAAAGGTGaaacaataacatttttgtgcaaacaaacatataacaacaacaacaattcCTCTATGtga